One region of Dehalococcoidia bacterium genomic DNA includes:
- a CDS encoding Zn-ribbon domain-containing OB-fold protein, giving the protein MPRPLPRFPERDSEPFWRATKEHRLTYQTCNTCGKVVFYPKHHCTNCGSPDLKWNDSRGEGVVYTYSVVRANRSPLFRDEVPYTVAYVDLDEGFRMMSNIVDVPPEQVKIGMRVKVKWEDHDEVALPFFAPA; this is encoded by the coding sequence ATGCCTAGACCCCTACCCCGGTTCCCGGAGCGCGACAGCGAGCCCTTCTGGCGCGCGACGAAGGAGCACAGGCTCACCTACCAGACCTGCAACACCTGCGGCAAGGTGGTGTTCTACCCGAAGCACCACTGCACCAATTGCGGGTCGCCGGACCTCAAGTGGAACGACTCTCGCGGCGAGGGCGTCGTCTACACCTATAGCGTCGTACGCGCGAACCGCAGCCCCCTCTTCCGCGACGAGGTCCCCTACACCGTCGCTTACGTCGACCTCGACGAGGGGTTCCGCATGATGTCGAACATAGTCGACGTGCCGCCGGAGCAGGTGAAGATCGGCATGCGCGTGAAGGTGAAGTGGGAAGATCACGACGAGGTCGCCCTCCCCTTCTTCGCCCCTGCCTGA